A region of Peromyscus eremicus chromosome 17, PerEre_H2_v1, whole genome shotgun sequence DNA encodes the following proteins:
- the LOC131894403 gene encoding disintegrin and metalloproteinase domain-containing protein 29-like: protein MTVLESLLCTRILFLTQLFGIFLSFPGLTQAGHQRYHSPTEVVIPLKVTGKSRGMKPPGWISYSLKLGGQRHIIHMKIKNLFLIRNLPVFTYSDQGSLLEDYPFIQDDCYYHGYVEGDPEALVSLNTCFGGFQGLLEINNTIYEIMPKKSSTKFEHLVYKMDTNKTESRSSSLLQDNITCQAELQKTGNSTLKQSGFEGWWTHTRIVELVVVVDKTLYEHYESNHTIMMSDLYAVISMVDNIYNVIGIDILLVGLEVWNKRSLIVIDDVRKSLNLYCHWKVANLRLKHDTTHLFIYRHLRGLSGIGSTRGVCDPYRSCAIVTFINRTLNLRALGVAHHLGHNLGMRHDEEECKCRYRKCIMHIDNPPIPKFSNCSYDSFWRYAIKETHCLMESMYTTDIFHTKHCGNGIVEDEEQCDCGSLRRCAKDLCCMANCTLSLGSSCAYGLCCKNCQFLPSGVVCRKEANMCDLPEWCNGTSHKCPDDVYVEDGIPCNVSAYCYEKRCNDRNEHCRKIFGQQAKAANTKCYKEVHSKEDRFGHCGLQGHRYKKCEDNDVLCGRLQCDNVSVIPRMKSHNTLHFTVVKGASCWGTDYHSGTQLDDTGDVKDGTECGQDHICIGRRCVHISALDSNCSPTFCHKRGICNNKHHCHCNYLWDPPNCVIRGYGGSVDSGPPPKIKKKKKFCYLCLALFVVLFILLFCLCWLLYPWKESIPKPQVKPTPEKGKQDSSKPPEKTKQRLSKPSEKTKQDLSKPPSLAGSRSLPPSKVPSVSSNAPSLPPSRTSSVKSIK from the coding sequence ATGACTGTGCTTGAATCACTATTATGCACAAGGATCTTGTTTCTGACACAACTGTTTgggatttttctgtcttttcctggACTTACCCAGGCTGGACATCAGCGCTACCACAGTCCCACAGAAGTGGTGATTCCATTGAAAGTAACAGGGAAATCCAGAGGCATGAAACCTCCAGGATGGATCTCCTACAGCTTGAAacttggaggccagagacataTTATCCACATGAAGATCAAGAATCTTTTTCTAATCCGGAACCTCCCAGTGTTCACCTACTCTGACCAGGGTTCTCTGCTTGAAGATTACCCTTTTATACAGGATGACTGCTACTATCACGGTTATGTAGAGGGTGACCCAGAAGCCTTAGTTTCCCTGAACACTTGTTTTGGGGGCTTTCAAGGACTATTAGAGATAAATAACACTATTTATGAAATCATGCCCAAGAAGTCTTCTACCAAATTTGAACATCTGGTATATAAAATGGATACTAATAAAACAGAATCAAGGAGTTCCAGCCTTCTGCAAGATAATATAACATGCCAAGCAGAATTACAAAAAACTGGAAATTCCACTCTAAAGCAAAGTGGTTTTGAAGGCTGGTGGACCCATACTAGAATTGTTGAATTAGTAGTGGTGGTGGATAAGACTTTGTATGAACACTATGAAAGTAATCACACAATAATGATGTCAGACCTATATGCTGTGATAAGTATGGTGGATAATATTTATAACGTAATTGGTATTGATATATTGTTGGTTGGTTTGGAGGTTTGGAATAAGAGAAGTCTTATTGTAATAGATGATGTAAGAAAATCTCTTAATCTGTATTGCCATTGGAAAGTCGCAAACCTTCGATTAAAACACGATACCACACATCTTTTCATATACAGGCACTTGAGAGGATTAAGTGGCATAGGCTCAACAAGAGGTGTGTGTGACCCGTATCGTAGTTGTGCAATTGTTACTTTCATAAACAGAACTTTAAACCTTCGTGCCCTTGGAGTGGCTCATCACTTAGGTCATAATTTGGGCATGAGACATGATGAAGAAGAATGTAAGTGTAGATACAGAAAATGCATAATGCACATTGATAACCCACCAATACCCAAATTTAGCAACTGTAGTTACGATTCTTTTTGGCGTTATGCTATAAAGGAAACACACTGTTTGATGGAAAGCATGTACACAACAGATATTTTTCATACGAAGCATTGTGGAAATGGTATTGTTGAAGATGAAGAGCAGTGTGACTGTGGATCTTTACGGCGTTGTGCAAAAGATCTCTGCTGTATGGCAAATTGCACTCTGAGTTTGGGGTCTTCCTGCGCCTATGGACTTTGTTGTAAAAACTGCCAATTTTTACCATCAGGGGTGGTGTGTAGAAAAGAAGCTAATATGTGTGATCTCCCAGAGTGGTGCAATGGAACATCCCATAAGTGTCCAGATGATGTTTATGTGGAAGATGGAATTCCCTGTAATGTCTCAGCCTATTGTTATGAAAAGCGATGCAATGACCGTAACGAACACTGTAGGAAGATTTTTGGCCAGCAAGCAAAGGCTGCAAATACAAAGTGCTACAAAGAAGTACACTCTAAAGAGGATCGTTTTGGCCACTGTGGTCTTCAGGGACACAGGTACAAAAAATGTGAAGACAATGATGTCCTTTGTGGGAGACTTCAGTGTGATAATGTGTCAGTAATTCCCCGTATGAAAAGTCACAATACTTTGCACTTCACTGTTGTCAAGGGCGCATCTTGCTGGGGCACTGATTACCATAGTGGGACACAGCTCGATGACACTGGTGATGTGAAGGATGGCACAGAGTGTGGTCAAGATCACATCTGCATCGGTAGGCGTTGCGTCCATATATCTGCACTGGACAGCAATTGTTCACCTACATTCTGTCATAAGAGGGGCATTTGCAACAATAAACATCACTGCCACTGCAACTATTTGTGGGATCCGCCCAACTGCGTGATAAGAGGCTATGGAGGTAGTGTAGACAGTGGCCCACCTCCCaagataaagaagaagaaaaagttttgTTACCTGTGTCTAGCACTGTtcgttgttttgtttattttattattctgtctTTGCTGGCTGCTTTATCCGTGGAAAGAAAGTATACCAAAGCCTCAGGTCAAGCCTAcacctgaaaaaggaaaacaagattcAAGCAAACcacctgaaaaaacaaaacaacgttTAAGCAAACcatctgagaaaacaaaacaagatttaaGCAAACCACCCAGTTTAGCTGGTTCTCGGAGTCTGCCTCCATCAAAAGTGCCATCAGTATCATCAAATGCGCCATCATTACCACCTTCAAGAACTTCCTCTGTAAAAAGTATCAAATAA